In the genome of Bradyrhizobium sp. CB3481, the window GGTGCATTTTGATCCTCGTCATCGACAACTACGATTCTTTCGTCTTCAACATTGCCCGTTATTTCCGGAAACTTGGTGAAGAGACGGAGGTGATCCGGAACGACGCGCTGACCGTCAACGATCTTATTGGTCTCAAGCCGCGCGCAGTGGTCATTTCGCCTGGTCCCTGCACTCCAATGGAGGCTGGAATATCCACGGCCGTCGTCCGCGAACTTTCAGGTCGCGTGCCAATTCTCGGCATCTGTCTCGGACACCAGTGTATTGGGAGCGTGTTCGGCGGGCGCGTAGTGCGTGCACGTCGCCCCATGCACGGACGGGCTTCTCATATAACTCATGACGGCCGGGGACTATTCTCGGGACTCTCATCCCCGCTTTCCGTCGGACGCTACCATTCTCTTGTTGTTCAGCTCGATGAGATATGTGCCTCGCATCTCAGGGCGACAGCGCGTTCCGAGGAAGGCGAGATCATGGCCCTCGCACATCGGTACCAATCAACTTACGGTGTGCAGTTCCACCCCGAATCGATACTTACCCAA includes:
- a CDS encoding aminodeoxychorismate/anthranilate synthase component II codes for the protein MILVIDNYDSFVFNIARYFRKLGEETEVIRNDALTVNDLIGLKPRAVVISPGPCTPMEAGISTAVVRELSGRVPILGICLGHQCIGSVFGGRVVRARRPMHGRASHITHDGRGLFSGLSSPLSVGRYHSLVVQLDEICASHLRATARSEEGEIMALAHRYQSTYGVQFHPESILTQQGNVLLSNFLRIARTR